A part of Ziziphus jujuba cultivar Dongzao chromosome 8, ASM3175591v1 genomic DNA contains:
- the LOC107413860 gene encoding uncharacterized protein LOC107413860, producing the protein MGFSKEEKSRRLWRGLKTLFFLITMLISLLLFSAPVLLAIADTLLPSALLSASLSQPHQYSSSSATPFLFETFSFHLQNYDFRYSLIDIPIISILRSAVIICVYSFCDGPRLSRGPYLGITTMCSVVSLVFVSLKASYVFSVSGSDREGYSRAMEMALFICSLVLAVGHIVVAYRTSCRERRKLLVYKIDIEAVSACKNGFPVARYQKILQQERTK; encoded by the exons ATGGGTTTTTCGAAGGAAGAGAAATCGAGAAGATTATGGAGAGGATTGAAGACTCTGTTTTTCTTGATCACCATGTTGATTTCTCTGCTGCTGTTCTCTGCTCCTGTCCTTCTTGCTATTGCCGATACCCTTCTTCCTTCTGCTCTTCTATCCGCTTCTCTATCTCAGCCCCATCAatactcttcttcttctgcaaCTCCTTTTCTCTTCGAAACTTTCTCTTTCCATTTGCAAAATTACGATTTTCGCTACTCCCTCATTGATATTCCTATCATATCCATTCTAAGATCGGCCGTCATCATTT GTGTTTATAGTTTTTGCGACGGACCGAGGCTATCACGAGGGCCATATTTGGGAATAACGACGATGTGTTCAGTGGTGTCGCTTGTGTTCGTTTCGTTGAAGGCTTCGTATGTGTTCAGCGTTTCGGGTTCGGATCGAGAAGGGTATTCGAGAGCCATGGAAATGGCCCTTTTCATTTGCTCGCTGGTTTTGGCCGTTGGACATATCGTCGTTGCGTATAGAACAAGTTGCAGAGAGCGACGGAAGCTTCTAGTGTACAAAATCGACATAGAAGCT GTTTCAGCTTGCAAAAATGGGTTTCCTGTAGCTAGATACCAGAAAATACTTCAACAAGAAAGAACAAAGTGA